The following proteins come from a genomic window of Microbacterium sp. JZ31:
- a CDS encoding polyprenyl synthetase family protein, with amino-acid sequence MTPSLPLIEAISQRLDKFTAERKDEAAEFGDEGLAFVSDAASSLQGGKRLRARFAWWGWRGIASDADADADAVIDACAALEIFQAAALVHDDLIDNSDTRRGRPSAHRALETRHREAGWTGDAESFGRAGSVLLGDLLVAWSDDLFEDALAALSSPVAAIAARAEYARMRRDVTVGQFLDIAEESAWSTAPEDAHAERALRIASYKSARYSVQQPLVIGGALASGDGSRLRALRAFGHPLGMAFQLRDDVLGVFGDAHETGKPAGDDLREGKRTALVAFTRAAASGADRARFDAALGDPAMSDQDVAWLRDLIASSGALARVEQLISDYAAQADDALASAGLQPEAARELHALARAAVERRA; translated from the coding sequence GTGACCCCTTCGCTCCCCCTTATCGAAGCGATCTCCCAGCGTCTCGATAAGTTCACGGCGGAGCGCAAGGACGAAGCGGCCGAATTCGGCGATGAGGGCCTCGCCTTCGTGAGTGACGCCGCCTCGAGTCTGCAGGGCGGCAAGCGCCTGCGCGCCCGCTTCGCGTGGTGGGGCTGGCGCGGCATCGCGAGCGACGCGGACGCCGACGCAGACGCCGTGATCGACGCCTGCGCGGCGCTCGAGATCTTCCAGGCCGCCGCGCTCGTGCACGACGACCTGATCGACAACTCCGACACGCGCCGTGGCCGCCCCTCCGCGCACCGCGCGCTGGAGACCCGGCATCGCGAAGCGGGCTGGACGGGAGACGCGGAGTCGTTCGGCCGCGCCGGCTCCGTGCTCCTCGGCGACCTCCTCGTGGCCTGGAGCGACGACCTGTTCGAGGATGCGCTCGCGGCCCTTTCCTCGCCCGTCGCGGCGATCGCCGCGCGCGCCGAATACGCGCGGATGCGCCGCGACGTCACCGTCGGCCAGTTCCTCGACATCGCCGAGGAGTCGGCATGGAGCACGGCGCCGGAGGACGCGCATGCCGAGCGTGCACTGCGGATCGCGTCGTACAAGTCCGCGCGCTACAGCGTGCAGCAGCCGCTCGTGATCGGCGGCGCGCTGGCGAGCGGCGACGGATCGCGCCTGCGCGCGCTGCGCGCGTTCGGACATCCCCTCGGCATGGCGTTCCAGCTGCGCGACGACGTGCTGGGCGTGTTCGGCGATGCGCACGAGACCGGAAAGCCGGCAGGCGATGACCTGCGCGAGGGCAAGCGCACCGCGCTCGTCGCCTTCACGCGCGCCGCCGCTTCGGGCGCGGACCGGGCGCGGTTCGACGCCGCGCTCGGCGACCCCGCGATGAGCGATCAGGACGTCGCCTGGCTGCGGGACCTCATCGCCTCCAGCGGCGCGCTCGCGCGCGTGGAGCAGCTGATCTCCGACTACGCCGCCCAGGCCGACGACGCACTCGCATCGGCCGGGCTGCAGCCCGAGGCCGCGCGCGAACTGCACGCGCTCGCCCGCGCCGCCGTCGAACGCCGCGCCTGA
- a CDS encoding Rv2175c family DNA-binding protein, producing MTAQDFSRIQTEWLSIPDVAELIGETPGRVRRLLDDNALVGSRREGALKIPSVFFVDGDVLSSLRGTVFVLHDAGFSDDDAIDWLLTVEESIGVAPIEALRAGRKAEVRRVAQTLA from the coding sequence GTGACCGCGCAAGACTTCTCACGGATCCAGACCGAGTGGCTCAGCATCCCCGACGTCGCCGAGCTGATCGGCGAGACGCCGGGTCGCGTGCGCCGGCTGCTCGACGACAACGCGCTCGTCGGATCGAGGCGCGAGGGGGCGCTCAAGATCCCCTCGGTCTTCTTCGTCGACGGCGACGTGCTGTCCTCCCTGCGCGGCACCGTGTTCGTGCTGCACGACGCCGGCTTCAGCGACGACGACGCGATCGACTGGCTCCTCACCGTCGAGGAGTCGATCGGCGTCGCGCCGATCGAGGCTCTGCGCGCCGGTCGCAAGGCGGAGGTGCGGCGGGTCGCCCAGACCCTCGCCTGA
- a CDS encoding DUF3040 domain-containing protein, whose product MPLSEQEQRLLDEMERHLMQNDADVVSAPAGAQVLSYRNLIIGALVVLAGLGAVIAGIALWRTSLPLGLVLGVAGFAAMLGGVILAVRPVRGGAQTPRTGTGRAPRAPRSGSSFMDRMNERWERRQNGDG is encoded by the coding sequence ATGCCACTCTCCGAACAGGAGCAGCGCCTTCTCGATGAGATGGAGCGCCATCTCATGCAGAACGACGCCGATGTCGTGAGCGCGCCCGCGGGCGCACAGGTTCTGAGTTACCGCAACCTGATCATCGGCGCGCTCGTCGTGCTGGCCGGTCTCGGTGCGGTGATCGCCGGCATCGCGCTGTGGCGGACGAGCCTGCCGCTGGGGCTCGTGCTCGGCGTCGCGGGCTTCGCCGCCATGCTGGGCGGCGTCATCCTCGCCGTGAGGCCGGTGAGAGGCGGGGCGCAGACGCCGCGCACGGGCACCGGCCGCGCGCCCCGCGCCCCCCGTTCCGGCTCCTCCTTCATGGACCGGATGAACGAGCGTTGGGAGCGCCGTCAGAACGGCGACGGCTAG
- the mraZ gene encoding division/cell wall cluster transcriptional repressor MraZ, translated as MLLGTHTPKLDDKGRVILPAKFREELAGGVVVTRGQERCLYVFSTSEFEQVHERVRQAPLSNKQARDFLRMFLSGASAETPDGQNRITIPQHLRTYAGLEKELVVTGVGAHAEIWDAAAWNAYLESNEESYSEMEQEVIPGLF; from the coding sequence GTGCTGTTGGGTACCCACACCCCCAAGCTCGACGACAAGGGCCGCGTCATCCTCCCTGCCAAGTTCCGTGAGGAGCTCGCAGGCGGCGTCGTGGTCACCCGTGGCCAGGAGCGATGCCTGTACGTGTTCAGCACGTCCGAGTTCGAGCAGGTGCACGAGCGTGTGCGACAGGCGCCGCTCAGCAACAAGCAGGCCCGCGACTTCCTGCGCATGTTCCTGTCGGGAGCGAGCGCCGAGACCCCCGATGGACAGAACCGCATCACGATCCCGCAGCACCTGCGCACCTACGCCGGGCTCGAGAAGGAGCTCGTCGTGACGGGCGTCGGGGCGCACGCCGAGATCTGGGACGCGGCCGCCTGGAACGCCTACCTGGAGAGCAACGAGGAGAGCTACTCGGAGATGGAGCAGGAGGTGATCCCGGGACTGTTCTGA
- a CDS encoding LysM peptidoglycan-binding domain-containing protein — translation MRSLLTTVPVAIAGSIALSLGATPAAAADVKTRDGVREGHNRTDAFGSVVGANAVKAAPAPRVETAVRTAAAPTTHVVQPGDTVTRIAIRAGLRTIDVLTWNNLSWSSTIYPGQVLRLTKSGTAAAKPAAAKPVAKPAAAAATYTVKAGDTVWGIAHHHKTTVDAILRANGLSSAAVIYPGQKLKVSGSATSAPAATPARPAPVATPKPAAAPASSGATYTVRAGDTVWGIAQKHGVSIATIIRANGLDSVATIFPGQKLKVGAAAAAPAPALVSSPAPAAAPVKAVSGKTHEVKAGDTLWAIAHKHGTTVSAILKANGLSSGAIIYPGQKLKLSGATAAPAAVSKPSAGYSEDPRVQRSAVLDAQQVENARIIIRVGRDIGASDKAIAIALATAMVESGIRNLNYGDRDSLGLFQQRPSAGWGTPEQIRDRVRATRVFFGGAQNPNKGKTRGLYDIKGWEKMEFTKAAQAVQISAFPNRYGQWETAAYGWLRQLG, via the coding sequence ATGCGCTCACTGCTGACCACCGTCCCGGTGGCCATCGCGGGATCCATCGCGCTCTCGCTCGGCGCCACGCCGGCCGCGGCTGCCGACGTGAAGACGCGCGACGGCGTGCGCGAGGGGCACAACCGCACGGATGCGTTCGGCTCGGTGGTTGGCGCCAATGCGGTCAAGGCCGCGCCGGCGCCTCGCGTGGAGACCGCGGTCCGCACGGCCGCCGCCCCCACGACCCACGTGGTGCAGCCGGGCGACACGGTCACCCGGATCGCGATCCGCGCGGGCCTGCGCACCATCGACGTCCTGACGTGGAACAACCTGAGCTGGTCGAGCACGATCTACCCCGGTCAGGTGCTGCGCCTGACCAAGTCCGGCACCGCCGCCGCGAAGCCCGCGGCCGCGAAGCCGGTCGCCAAGCCCGCGGCCGCCGCGGCGACGTACACGGTCAAGGCCGGCGACACCGTGTGGGGCATCGCGCACCACCACAAGACGACGGTCGACGCCATCCTGCGCGCCAACGGTCTGAGCTCCGCGGCGGTCATCTACCCCGGACAGAAGCTCAAGGTGAGCGGTTCGGCGACCTCCGCCCCCGCGGCGACCCCCGCCCGCCCGGCGCCCGTCGCCACGCCGAAGCCCGCCGCCGCGCCCGCGTCGAGTGGAGCGACCTACACGGTCAGGGCCGGCGACACGGTGTGGGGCATCGCACAGAAGCACGGCGTGAGCATCGCCACGATCATCCGCGCGAACGGACTCGACAGCGTGGCCACGATCTTCCCCGGGCAGAAGCTGAAGGTCGGCGCCGCGGCGGCCGCTCCGGCGCCGGCGCTCGTGTCCTCCCCCGCTCCTGCGGCGGCGCCCGTCAAGGCCGTCAGCGGCAAGACGCACGAGGTCAAGGCCGGCGACACGCTGTGGGCCATCGCGCACAAGCACGGCACCACCGTCTCGGCGATCCTCAAGGCCAACGGCCTGTCGAGCGGCGCGATCATCTACCCCGGGCAGAAGCTGAAGCTCTCGGGCGCCACCGCCGCCCCCGCGGCCGTCTCGAAGCCCTCGGCCGGCTACTCCGAGGACCCGCGCGTTCAGCGCTCGGCCGTCCTCGACGCCCAGCAGGTCGAGAACGCCCGCATCATCATCAGGGTGGGGCGCGACATCGGCGCATCCGACAAGGCGATCGCCATCGCGCTGGCGACCGCAATGGTCGAGTCGGGCATCCGCAACCTGAACTACGGCGACCGCGACTCGCTCGGCCTGTTCCAGCAGCGTCCGAGCGCCGGCTGGGGCACCCCGGAGCAGATCCGCGACCGCGTGCGCGCCACGCGCGTGTTCTTCGGCGGCGCGCAGAACCCCAACAAGGGCAAGACCCGCGGCCTGTACGACATCAAGGGCTGGGAGAAGATGGAGTTCACGAAGGCCGCCCAGGCCGTGCAGATCTCCGCGTTCCCCAACCGCTACGGGCAGTGGGAGACCGCCGCGTACGGCTGGCTCCGCCAGCTCGGCTGA